Proteins co-encoded in one Cuculus canorus isolate bCucCan1 chromosome 22, bCucCan1.pri, whole genome shotgun sequence genomic window:
- the CAP1 gene encoding adenylyl cyclase-associated protein 1, whose product MERLVERLEKAVERLETVCQGPGMCGESSSKGVVQYVQAFDALLAGPVAEYVKISKEVGGDVQQHAEMVYAGLMSERALLVMASQHQQPAENVFPSLLKPISEQIQVVQNFREKNRGSKLFNHLSAVSESIPALGWVAMAPKPGPYVKEMTDAAMFYTNRILKEYKDVDKKHVDWVKAYLSIWTELQAYIKEYHTTGLAWSKTGPVATEGAKSPSTPPAGAAPPPPGPPPPPAPAPTTSSTDDSASRSALFAQINRGEGITSGLRHVSDDMKTHKNPALKNQGGPVRSGPKPFTAPKPACNANPSQKNSPKAPALLELEGKKWRVENQENATNLVISDTELKQVAYVFKCSNSTLQIKGKINSITLDNCKKLGLVFDDVVGIVEIINSRDVKVQVMGKVPTISINKTDGCHVYLSKDSLDCEIVSAKSSEMNILIPTEGGDFTEFPVPEQFKTVWNGQKLITTVTEIAG is encoded by the exons ATGGAAAGACTGGTTGAACGGTTGGAGAAAGCTGTGGAGCGCCTGGAAACAGTGTGCCAAGGACCTGGCATGTGTGGAGAAAGTTCTTCCAAAG GAGTGGTGCAGTACGTGCAGGCCTTCGATGCCCTTCTGGCAGGCCCGGTAGCTGAGTATGTAAAGATCAGCAAGGAAGTTGGCGGGGATGTGCAGCAGCAT GCTGAAATGGTTTACGCAGGTTTGATGAGTGAGAGGGCTCTTCTGGTGATGGCTTCTCAACACCAGCAGCCAGCAGAG AATGTGTTCCCGTCACTTCTGAAACCGATTTCAGAGCAAATCCAAGTGGTGCAGAATTTCAGGGAGAAGAACCGTGGTAGCAAACTGTTcaatcatttatcagcagttaGCGAGAGCatcccagccctgggctgggTGGCCATG GCTCCAAAGCCTGGCCCTTACGTGAAGGAAATGACAGATGCTGCCATGTTTTATACCAACCGGATCCTCAAGGAGTACAAGGATGT CGATAAAAAGCACGTGGACTGGGTGAAAGCTTATCTGAGTATCTGGACGGAGCTGCAGGCCTATATCAAAGAGTATCACACCACAGGACTGGCGTGGAGCAAAACG GGTCCTGTAGCAACAGAAGGGGCTAAATCACCGTCCACTCCACCAGCTGGGGCTGCACCTCCCCCACCAGGGCCTCCTCCCCCACCTGCTCCTGCCCCCACGACCTCCAGCACAGATGACTCTGCCTCCCGCTCCGCGCTCTTTGCCCAGATCAATCGGGGAGAAGGCATCACCTCTG GCTTAAGACATGTTTCCGATGACATGAAGACCCACAAGAATCCAGCACTGAAGAACCAAGGGGGTCCTGTGAGAAGTGGACCCAAACCTTTCACTGCTCCCAAACCAGCCTGTAATGCTAATCCCTCCCAGAAAAACTCTCCAAAGGCACCTGCACTGCTAGAATTAGAGGGCAAAAAGTGGAGAGTG GAAAACCAGGAGAATGCCACTAACCTGGTCATCAGTGACACAGAATTGAAGCAGGTAGCATATGTTTTCAAGTGCTCAAATAGTACACTCCAAATCAAAGGCAAGATCAACTCCATCACCCTTG ATAACTGTAAGAAGCTGGGTCTGGTGTTCGATGACGTGGTGGGCATCGTGGAGATCATCAACAGCAGGGATGTTAAAGTTCAG GTAATGGGTAAAGTGCCAACGATTTCCATCAACAAGACAGACGGTTGCCATGTGTACCTGAGCAAGGACTCCCTAGACTGTGAAATTGTCAGTGCCAAGTCGTCGGAGATGAACATCCTTATTCCCACGGAGGGCGGTGACTTT ACTGAATTCCCTGTCCCAGAACAGTTCAAGACGGTGTGGAACGGTCAGAAGTTGATTACCACTGTGACAGAAATTGCTGGCTAA